A genomic stretch from Kribbella amoyensis includes:
- a CDS encoding ATP-dependent endonuclease, translating into MHLQSFAVRNFRRLRQIRVDLDDEATIFVGANNSGKTSSMHIFQYFMIDSVKFGIHDFSAACWQQFNEYDPATEGAALPDITLDLWFNIDEANLHRVIDLLPDLEWEDSAPVGIRLSFEAKDPAQLHANYLAMRAETGRWPSDLHDYLRKRLRVEYHVVHYKLDRRQFDKHLLLKSEQTLQVLEKGKEILRSIIKVDLLHAQRHLADTEQRGRDEDLSRTLGRYYERYLEKPDPAQAPLQALADTEVGLNNHFNTVFGPIVKRLNKLGYPGIDNPDLMVRTELRGDTLMNTSAQVHYVVPGAPAGQPAITLPDRYNGLGFKNLIYMVVEIVAAHEARKQMAEGQPPVHLIMVEEPESHLHAQLQQVFIRQLKSIIDDVEDPGTQFVLTTHSSHIVYEDFSSIRYFARVRDMDTFRYSDVRDLSVFSDEVEADTRKFLLQYLKLTHCDLFFADAAILVEGNVERLLVPLIISEFCERLATSHLTILELGGAFAHRFRKLVEFLGLHCLVITDIDSISGPPKPREACTTDKPGAITANQTLIQWLPGEENIKTLLELEPEKKEYRGGPGKATVRVAYQTPHEISWHLEKLTIAGRTFEEALAFENLDWSQDEANKSLRLKVKDPADLDAVVQGVFERVRKLDKTKFALTLIEREVDWACPSYISEGLDWLADEICDLDAPPTVVSAEEVTDESSD; encoded by the coding sequence ATGCACTTGCAGTCTTTCGCGGTCAGAAACTTTCGGCGACTACGGCAGATCAGGGTGGATCTGGACGACGAGGCAACGATCTTCGTCGGCGCCAACAACTCCGGAAAAACGTCATCGATGCACATCTTCCAGTATTTTATGATCGATAGCGTCAAGTTCGGAATTCACGACTTCAGCGCTGCCTGCTGGCAGCAGTTCAACGAGTACGATCCAGCCACCGAAGGCGCGGCGCTGCCGGACATCACCCTCGACCTGTGGTTCAACATCGACGAGGCCAACCTGCACCGGGTCATCGACCTGCTGCCGGACCTCGAATGGGAGGACTCCGCGCCGGTCGGCATCCGTTTGTCTTTCGAGGCCAAGGATCCGGCGCAACTGCACGCAAACTACCTGGCAATGCGGGCCGAGACAGGGCGCTGGCCCAGCGACCTGCACGACTACCTGCGCAAACGACTCAGGGTCGAGTACCACGTGGTCCACTACAAGCTCGACCGCCGGCAGTTCGACAAGCACCTGCTGCTGAAATCCGAGCAGACTCTCCAGGTCCTTGAGAAAGGCAAGGAAATCCTCCGCTCGATCATCAAAGTCGATCTCCTCCACGCCCAGCGGCACCTCGCCGACACCGAACAGCGCGGTCGCGACGAAGACCTTTCCCGCACTCTCGGGCGATACTACGAAAGATATCTGGAAAAGCCGGATCCGGCCCAAGCACCGCTGCAGGCGCTGGCCGACACCGAAGTGGGTCTCAACAACCATTTCAACACCGTCTTCGGCCCGATCGTGAAACGCCTCAACAAACTCGGATATCCGGGCATCGACAATCCCGATCTGATGGTGCGGACCGAGCTCCGCGGCGATACCTTGATGAACACTAGCGCCCAGGTGCACTACGTGGTGCCGGGTGCCCCGGCCGGTCAGCCGGCGATTACGCTGCCTGACCGCTACAACGGGCTCGGGTTCAAGAACCTGATCTACATGGTGGTCGAGATCGTCGCCGCCCACGAGGCCAGGAAACAGATGGCCGAGGGTCAGCCGCCGGTGCACCTGATCATGGTCGAGGAGCCGGAGTCGCATCTGCACGCCCAGCTCCAGCAGGTATTCATCCGGCAGCTCAAGAGCATCATCGACGACGTCGAGGACCCGGGCACACAGTTCGTGCTGACCACCCACTCCTCGCACATCGTGTACGAGGACTTCAGCTCGATCCGCTACTTCGCCAGGGTCCGCGACATGGACACCTTCCGCTACAGCGACGTCCGCGACCTCTCGGTCTTCTCCGACGAGGTCGAGGCCGACACCCGGAAGTTCCTGCTGCAGTACCTCAAGCTGACCCACTGCGACCTGTTCTTCGCCGACGCCGCCATCCTGGTCGAGGGCAATGTCGAGCGACTGCTAGTGCCCCTGATCATCTCGGAGTTCTGCGAGCGGCTGGCGACCTCACACCTGACGATCCTCGAACTCGGTGGCGCGTTCGCCCACCGGTTCAGGAAGCTAGTCGAATTCCTCGGCCTGCATTGTCTGGTGATCACCGACATCGACAGCATCTCCGGACCACCGAAACCCCGGGAAGCGTGCACCACCGACAAGCCCGGTGCGATCACGGCCAACCAGACACTGATCCAGTGGCTCCCCGGAGAGGAGAACATCAAGACGCTGCTGGAGCTCGAGCCGGAGAAGAAGGAGTACCGCGGTGGCCCAGGGAAGGCGACCGTCCGGGTCGCCTACCAGACGCCGCACGAGATCAGCTGGCACCTTGAGAAGCTGACGATCGCGGGCCGGACCTTCGAGGAAGCGCTGGCCTTCGAGAACCTCGACTGGAGCCAGGACGAAGCCAACAAGTCGCTGAGACTTAAGGTGAAGGATCCGGCCGATCTCGACGCTGTCGTCCAGGGTGTCTTCGAGCGGGTCCGCAAGCTCGACAAGACGAAGTTCGCGCTGACCCTGATCGAGCGAGAGGTCGACTGGGCCTGCCCCAGCTACATCTCCGAAGGACTGGACTGGCTGGCCGACGAGATCTGCGACCTGGACGCGCCACCGACCGTGGTGTCCGCCGAGGAGGTGACCGATGAGTCCTCGGATTGA
- a CDS encoding UvrD-helicase domain-containing protein: MSPRIDSPSTPADEELQQILADPEIPGFTMIAGAGSGKTTSLVKALHHVISTRGRQFLANRQQIACITYTEIARQEIEDDLANSPIAHVSTIHSFLWTLVEPFQGDIRRWLDKNGRAALAELEDRYANAGARTQPKTLEALKRRIERRRDGLARLDNVEKFKFGVATSYGEGIVGYADVLKMVPELILNKPLFGKLIARRYPLVFVDESQDTFKAVVACLRHVAVTQKGHFCLGFFGDPVQKIYSTGIGTIVPEDGWRRVEKPENFRSPLRVLAVINSIRAEADGLEQISGLPADLQRDGEVTYFVFPLAADRNALLKKAQTWLEQHSEINAWQREDETKTLVITHRMAAGRLGFQALYDAFHGTRLQEGFTEGSAWPLTPFLSTLLPLVQAANSNRAELLPRLRKSSPLLRPENVDETTVRPTLATLAAGVDELVKTVADGGPGSVRKALSVAHERSLVELDDRLLQVLAEDPPESEDDEEQMLTALMRCDVAELEGYARYIGNDSPYSTQQGVKGAEYKDVIVVLDDDEGRHFQFSYNKYLGLENLSKAEAARGADEETSVDRTRRLLYVCASRATRALAIVLYAADVDAATKAMQDLLPGAHQVSTEDLASVET; this comes from the coding sequence ATGAGTCCTCGGATTGACAGTCCCAGCACTCCGGCCGACGAGGAACTGCAGCAGATCCTCGCTGACCCGGAGATCCCCGGCTTCACCATGATCGCCGGCGCCGGGTCCGGCAAGACGACGTCGCTGGTCAAGGCACTGCACCACGTGATCTCCACCCGTGGTCGACAATTCCTTGCGAACCGGCAACAGATCGCCTGTATCACCTACACGGAGATCGCCCGGCAGGAGATCGAGGACGATTTGGCGAACAGCCCGATCGCGCACGTCTCGACCATTCACAGCTTCCTGTGGACCCTGGTCGAGCCCTTCCAAGGCGACATCCGGCGCTGGCTGGACAAGAACGGGCGAGCTGCTCTCGCCGAACTCGAGGACAGGTACGCGAATGCGGGCGCGCGGACACAACCGAAGACGTTGGAGGCTCTCAAGCGGCGGATCGAGCGCCGGCGTGACGGACTGGCGAGGTTGGACAACGTCGAGAAGTTCAAGTTCGGGGTGGCCACCAGCTACGGCGAGGGGATCGTCGGCTATGCCGACGTCCTGAAGATGGTGCCCGAGCTGATCCTGAACAAGCCGTTGTTCGGCAAGCTGATCGCCCGCAGGTACCCACTCGTGTTCGTCGACGAGAGCCAGGACACCTTCAAGGCGGTGGTCGCCTGCCTCCGGCATGTCGCGGTGACACAGAAAGGGCACTTCTGCCTGGGCTTCTTCGGCGATCCGGTCCAGAAGATCTACAGCACCGGGATCGGGACGATCGTCCCCGAGGACGGCTGGCGCAGAGTGGAGAAGCCGGAGAACTTCCGGTCACCACTGCGAGTACTCGCGGTCATCAATTCCATCCGTGCCGAGGCCGACGGCCTGGAACAGATCTCTGGTCTTCCGGCTGATCTGCAACGCGACGGCGAAGTCACGTACTTCGTGTTCCCCCTCGCCGCCGATCGCAACGCATTGCTGAAGAAGGCGCAGACCTGGCTCGAGCAGCACTCCGAAATCAACGCCTGGCAGCGCGAGGACGAGACCAAGACGCTCGTCATCACGCACCGGATGGCGGCCGGCCGGCTCGGCTTCCAGGCCTTATACGACGCGTTCCACGGCACGCGGCTGCAGGAAGGCTTCACCGAAGGAAGTGCCTGGCCACTTACACCGTTTCTCAGCACCCTGCTACCTCTGGTCCAGGCGGCGAACAGCAACCGTGCTGAGCTGCTACCGCGATTGCGAAAGTCGAGCCCGCTGCTCCGGCCGGAGAACGTCGACGAGACCACGGTGCGACCGACTCTGGCGACTCTCGCCGCAGGTGTGGACGAACTCGTCAAGACGGTGGCGGACGGCGGGCCCGGGTCTGTTCGCAAGGCGCTCTCGGTGGCGCACGAGCGCAGTCTGGTCGAGCTCGACGACCGCCTGCTCCAGGTCTTGGCGGAGGATCCGCCGGAGTCCGAGGATGACGAAGAACAGATGCTCACGGCACTGATGCGGTGTGATGTGGCTGAACTGGAGGGTTACGCCCGCTATATCGGTAACGACTCGCCGTACTCGACGCAGCAAGGAGTCAAGGGCGCGGAGTACAAGGACGTGATCGTCGTCCTCGACGACGACGAAGGCCGGCACTTCCAGTTCTCCTACAACAAGTACCTCGGCCTGGAGAACCTGTCGAAAGCGGAGGCGGCCAGGGGCGCCGACGAAGAGACGAGCGTCGACCGCACCCGTCGCCTCCTCTACGTCTGCGCCTCGCGCGCCACCCGGGCGTTGGCCATCGTCCTGTACGCCGCCGACGTCGACGCAGCCACCAAGGCAATGCAGGACTTACTCCCCGGCGCCCATCAGGTCTCAACCGAGGACCTCGCCTCGGTGGAGACCTGA
- a CDS encoding TIGR04141 family sporadically distributed protein yields MAEKVVRTRQVTLHRLRHRLKSADEFFDVLDHEQLDELEDLDFGPVTVADCSGLWVQGSFRTKAGESAEWCAAASRTLGYTVHFADTHSAGLLQLIVDEAAYAIAYGQGYRLLPGEAKDHRFGLEFAIRALDPTHVHKLMRRRPGARGRTEVTLMPNGSAIWAFDVADAYADLVGSASGKSQAIQLSRSRPTQATSVDGGVGLQIRLATDPVELVSDIRTIAGILSRERRPELEFIDRIRPIRDTELVDRLDDEIDQLLSGTPDEVSLRLSAVVPMDLAERIEDVRAFKVRLEKSNRTYDEITLDVLLNQAKVLREGPRLQAFRDGRVYAFKDEACTHPVGSSKAIQWLEATAALPEDRHFAMVDGRWYEIDADYRVRLRQRVHELLEVASDLKLRAWRAGETERDYNENSALDPDLGLVCLDRHGVKDEFHHKWGFEACDLLGPDNQLIHVKQATSSSPLSHLFSQACVAVQGLEGSVEARQRFRELVRQQGRGRELPGDFVPTKVVFGILLKKGEAVTSSTLFPFAQVALVQAARVLQSARVPIDIEVRGIERASAPQSDG; encoded by the coding sequence GTGGCCGAGAAGGTGGTGCGAACTAGGCAGGTCACGCTGCACCGGCTGCGGCACCGGCTGAAGAGTGCTGACGAGTTTTTCGACGTACTCGACCACGAACAGCTCGACGAGCTCGAAGACCTCGACTTCGGTCCGGTGACGGTGGCGGACTGCTCAGGACTGTGGGTCCAGGGATCGTTTCGCACCAAGGCCGGCGAATCCGCCGAGTGGTGCGCGGCCGCCTCTCGGACGTTGGGCTACACCGTGCATTTCGCCGACACCCACTCTGCCGGCTTGCTGCAGCTGATCGTGGACGAGGCCGCGTACGCGATCGCGTACGGACAGGGCTACCGCCTGCTCCCCGGTGAGGCAAAGGACCATCGATTCGGACTCGAGTTCGCGATCCGCGCCCTCGACCCGACCCACGTTCACAAGCTGATGCGACGGAGGCCGGGCGCCCGCGGCCGGACCGAGGTCACGCTGATGCCCAACGGGTCCGCGATCTGGGCGTTCGACGTCGCGGACGCGTACGCGGATCTGGTCGGAAGCGCAAGCGGTAAGTCACAGGCGATCCAGCTGAGTCGCTCTCGGCCGACGCAAGCGACATCGGTCGACGGCGGTGTCGGACTGCAGATCCGCCTGGCAACCGACCCGGTCGAGCTTGTCTCAGACATCCGCACGATCGCCGGCATCCTCAGCCGGGAGCGCCGGCCGGAGCTTGAGTTCATTGACCGCATCAGACCGATCCGCGACACCGAGCTCGTCGATCGACTGGACGACGAGATTGATCAGCTCCTCAGCGGTACGCCGGACGAGGTGAGCCTTCGCCTCAGCGCTGTCGTACCGATGGACCTCGCCGAAAGGATTGAGGACGTCCGCGCCTTCAAGGTCAGGCTCGAGAAGAGCAACCGCACCTATGACGAGATCACCCTCGACGTACTGCTGAACCAGGCGAAGGTCCTCCGCGAGGGCCCGAGGCTGCAGGCATTCCGAGACGGTCGGGTATACGCCTTCAAGGACGAGGCCTGCACTCACCCGGTCGGCAGCAGCAAGGCGATCCAGTGGCTGGAGGCAACGGCTGCGCTCCCGGAGGACCGTCACTTCGCCATGGTCGACGGACGCTGGTACGAGATCGACGCCGACTACCGGGTCCGACTCCGCCAACGGGTACACGAGCTACTCGAAGTCGCGTCGGATCTCAAGCTGCGAGCGTGGCGAGCTGGAGAGACCGAAAGGGATTACAACGAGAACTCGGCCCTCGACCCCGACCTCGGTCTTGTCTGTCTCGACCGACACGGCGTGAAGGACGAGTTCCACCACAAGTGGGGCTTCGAGGCCTGCGACCTGCTCGGTCCGGACAACCAGCTGATCCACGTCAAGCAGGCAACGAGCTCGTCTCCGCTCAGCCATCTGTTCAGCCAGGCCTGTGTCGCCGTACAAGGCCTCGAAGGGTCGGTCGAGGCGCGGCAGCGCTTCAGGGAGCTCGTACGGCAGCAAGGGCGGGGCCGCGAGCTACCAGGAGACTTCGTACCGACGAAAGTTGTGTTCGGAATCCTGTTGAAGAAAGGAGAAGCCGTGACCTCCAGCACGCTCTTCCCATTCGCGCAGGTTGCCTTGGTTCAGGCTGCCCGCGTGCTGCAGTCCGCGCGAGTTCCGATCGACATCGAGGTCCGCGGCATCGAGCGCGCCTCGGCACCTCAGTCCGACGGCTGA
- a CDS encoding DUF6401 family natural product biosynthesis protein, whose product MSWLRTWQESGARRELAALNLRLRSALDLPAPSPWLQAAVDQHAAAIRDILTLTSGVLGPIEIAGYANGVLDAAADWGWRFPTSAVKPDWVIIRLLAACSLASQPSTAIAAGLPTNP is encoded by the coding sequence ATGAGTTGGCTGAGGACCTGGCAGGAGTCCGGCGCGCGGCGAGAGCTCGCGGCGCTGAATCTCCGGCTCAGGTCCGCCCTCGATCTGCCTGCCCCGTCACCGTGGCTCCAAGCCGCTGTCGATCAGCACGCGGCGGCGATCCGGGACATCCTCACCTTGACTTCAGGGGTGCTGGGGCCGATCGAGATCGCCGGCTACGCCAACGGGGTCCTGGACGCCGCAGCAGACTGGGGATGGCGATTCCCCACGAGCGCGGTCAAACCGGACTGGGTCATCATCCGGCTGCTGGCGGCGTGCAGCCTCGCCTCTCAGCCGAGTACAGCTATCGCTGCCGGCCTGCCGACGAACCCCTGA
- a CDS encoding mechanosensitive ion channel family protein gives MDLTQSWNDAVGAIITFLPKFAVFLVILLVGWLIAKALRKIVEVVLTRVGFDRAVERGGVKRALEQSKYDASGLIAALVYYAVLLIALQFAFGVFGPNPVSDLLAAIVGWLPRAIVAVVIVVVAAAIANVLRDLVGSALSALSYGQLVAKALQIFVIALGVIAALNQIGVATAVTTPVLIAVLATVGGVVVVGMGGGMIRPMQQRWERWLARAEEDFPTVRTREEAYRRGREDAERSQWERQPGEPASRDQGYGGLTGLGGDRPSTPPPAPGH, from the coding sequence ATGGACCTGACTCAATCGTGGAACGACGCGGTGGGTGCGATTATCACCTTCCTGCCGAAATTCGCGGTCTTCCTGGTCATCTTGCTGGTGGGCTGGCTGATCGCGAAGGCATTGCGAAAGATCGTCGAGGTTGTTCTGACTCGGGTGGGCTTTGACCGGGCCGTCGAGCGTGGCGGTGTCAAACGCGCCCTCGAGCAATCGAAATACGACGCCAGCGGACTCATCGCGGCGCTCGTGTACTACGCGGTTCTCCTGATCGCCCTGCAGTTCGCGTTTGGCGTCTTCGGACCGAACCCGGTCAGCGACCTGCTGGCCGCGATCGTCGGGTGGCTACCGCGCGCGATCGTCGCTGTCGTGATCGTGGTCGTGGCGGCTGCCATCGCCAACGTGCTGCGTGATCTTGTGGGGAGCGCGCTGAGTGCGCTGAGCTACGGCCAACTGGTGGCGAAGGCGCTGCAGATCTTCGTGATCGCGCTCGGTGTGATCGCCGCCCTCAACCAGATCGGTGTTGCGACGGCGGTGACGACCCCGGTACTGATCGCTGTGCTCGCCACCGTCGGTGGTGTGGTCGTGGTCGGGATGGGCGGCGGAATGATCCGTCCGATGCAGCAACGCTGGGAGCGCTGGCTTGCTCGCGCTGAGGAAGACTTCCCCACGGTGCGGACTCGTGAGGAGGCCTACCGACGTGGTCGCGAGGACGCCGAGCGAAGCCAATGGGAGCGGCAGCCGGGTGAGCCGGCGAGCCGCGACCAGGGCTATGGAGGGTTGACCGGGCTGGGTGGCGACAGGCCATCCACCCCGCCTCCGGCGCCTGGTCACTAG
- a CDS encoding DoxX family protein: MTDQGKLMHLALWIVAGLLAAVFAFAGANKLFIPYEKLAKAPGGGWVNQFSPGFVKALGTAEILGAIGLVVPAALDIVPVLAPLAAVGLATIMVGAALVTSRRHERLHAVLNLAYFALAVFVAIGRFGPESFS, from the coding sequence GTGACCGATCAGGGGAAACTCATGCACCTCGCTTTGTGGATCGTCGCCGGCCTGCTGGCCGCCGTCTTTGCCTTCGCGGGCGCCAACAAGCTGTTCATCCCGTACGAGAAGCTGGCCAAGGCTCCCGGTGGAGGCTGGGTCAACCAGTTCAGCCCCGGCTTCGTCAAGGCGCTCGGAACCGCCGAAATCCTGGGTGCCATCGGCCTGGTCGTACCGGCCGCCCTCGACATCGTTCCGGTCCTCGCACCACTGGCCGCAGTCGGACTGGCGACCATCATGGTGGGCGCGGCACTCGTGACCTCCCGTCGTCACGAGCGTTTGCACGCGGTACTGAATCTCGCGTACTTCGCGCTCGCCGTCTTCGTGGCTATCGGGCGCTTCGGCCCCGAGTCCTTCAGCTGA
- a CDS encoding phytoene desaturase family protein, with protein sequence MTDAIVIGAGPNGLVAANLLADAGWDVLVLEANPEIGGAVRSAEDVTDGFVHDTFSSFYPLAAVSPTLRALDLGKWGLEWSHAPAPVGNPLREGGWALVHADPDETAAALDAAAPGDGDAWLELYADWRRIERAMIGLLLDPFPPVRSGSSFALRLLGRNGLARIRLLASSVRALGERHFRGDAARMLFATNAQHADIPPDGAGSALMGWLLVMIAQQYGYPVPRGGAGRLSRALADRFRSLGGTIVCDERVSSIEVRDGRATGVLAGRRYEARRAILADVSAPALYGDLLSADVVPARVERAMRGFTWDPATVKVDWALNSPIPWRDRPAKAPGTVHIADSVDALTIAAAQIAAGVVPTHPFLLMGQMTTADPTRSPKGTESVWAYTHVPQEIRDDPAFSGRWDADDAERFADRMQDQVERYAPGFEGRILNRRVLSPPELERRNANLVRGAVNGGTAALHQQLVFRPMPGSGRSETPIKSLYLASASAHPGGGVHGAPGTNAARAALFHSRLRRHRVRTSPPARS encoded by the coding sequence ATGACGGACGCGATAGTGATCGGCGCCGGACCGAACGGATTGGTGGCGGCCAACCTCCTGGCCGACGCGGGCTGGGACGTCCTGGTCCTGGAGGCGAACCCGGAGATCGGTGGCGCGGTCCGCAGCGCGGAGGATGTCACCGACGGCTTCGTCCATGACACCTTCAGCTCGTTCTACCCGTTGGCCGCGGTGTCGCCGACGCTCCGAGCGCTCGACCTGGGCAAGTGGGGTCTGGAGTGGTCGCATGCGCCGGCGCCGGTCGGTAATCCGCTGCGCGAGGGCGGCTGGGCCTTGGTGCACGCCGACCCGGACGAGACCGCGGCGGCGCTCGACGCTGCGGCGCCGGGAGACGGGGACGCCTGGCTGGAGCTGTACGCGGACTGGCGGCGGATCGAGCGGGCGATGATCGGACTGCTGCTGGATCCGTTCCCGCCGGTACGCTCAGGCAGCTCGTTCGCACTGCGGCTACTCGGCCGGAACGGCCTGGCCCGGATCAGATTGCTCGCCTCCTCGGTGCGGGCACTGGGCGAGCGGCACTTCCGGGGCGACGCCGCGCGGATGTTGTTCGCCACGAACGCACAGCACGCGGACATCCCGCCCGACGGCGCAGGCTCCGCGCTGATGGGCTGGCTGCTGGTGATGATCGCTCAGCAGTACGGGTACCCGGTGCCGCGGGGTGGCGCGGGGCGGCTGAGCCGGGCACTCGCTGATCGCTTCCGCTCGTTGGGCGGCACGATCGTGTGTGATGAGCGCGTCTCCAGCATCGAGGTGCGTGACGGCCGCGCGACCGGCGTACTGGCCGGGCGACGTTACGAGGCACGGCGCGCGATCCTGGCGGACGTGTCGGCACCGGCGCTGTACGGCGACCTGCTGTCGGCCGACGTCGTGCCGGCGCGGGTCGAGCGGGCGATGCGCGGCTTCACCTGGGACCCGGCCACGGTCAAGGTGGACTGGGCGCTCAACTCCCCGATCCCCTGGCGCGACCGCCCGGCCAAGGCACCCGGTACCGTGCACATCGCCGACTCGGTGGACGCGTTGACGATCGCGGCCGCGCAGATCGCGGCGGGCGTCGTACCTACTCATCCGTTCCTGCTGATGGGGCAGATGACGACGGCGGATCCGACGCGATCGCCGAAGGGTACGGAGTCGGTGTGGGCGTACACGCATGTGCCGCAGGAGATCCGCGACGATCCGGCCTTCAGCGGTCGATGGGACGCCGACGACGCAGAGCGCTTCGCCGATCGCATGCAGGACCAGGTGGAACGCTACGCACCGGGCTTCGAGGGCCGGATCCTCAACCGTCGTGTGCTGTCCCCGCCAGAACTTGAGCGCCGCAACGCGAACCTTGTGAGAGGCGCAGTCAACGGCGGCACTGCGGCTCTTCACCAGCAGCTCGTCTTCCGCCCCATGCCAGGCTCAGGGCGCTCAGAAACCCCGATCAAGTCGCTCTATCTCGCTTCCGCGTCGGCCCACCCAGGCGGTGGAGTACATGGCGCTCCGGGGACGAACGCCGCCCGCGCGGCCCTGTTCCACAGCAGGCTCCGGCGCCATCGCGTCAGGACTTCACCACCAGCACGGTCTTGA
- a CDS encoding pyridoxamine 5'-phosphate oxidase family protein, whose protein sequence is MTDKDPVTTVAELVDRATICMLTTMTADGRHVARPMAVQEVEFDGDLWFYAYAESAKVGEIGASPQVNVSFSNAKQSEWTSIAGTAEIFIDKDKAEELWSAPLKAWFPDGPKTPGLVLVKVHADSAEYWSGPSSKVVRLLGAARAAVTRDPDKFPGENETVDLSGDAR, encoded by the coding sequence ATGACCGACAAGGATCCGGTGACGACCGTTGCGGAATTGGTTGATCGGGCAACGATCTGCATGCTCACCACGATGACAGCCGACGGGCGGCACGTCGCGCGGCCGATGGCTGTACAGGAGGTCGAGTTCGACGGTGACCTGTGGTTCTACGCGTACGCCGAATCGGCCAAGGTGGGCGAGATCGGGGCGAGCCCGCAGGTGAACGTGTCGTTCTCGAACGCCAAGCAAAGCGAGTGGACCTCCATTGCCGGCACTGCCGAGATCTTCATCGACAAGGACAAGGCTGAGGAACTCTGGTCAGCCCCGTTGAAGGCGTGGTTCCCGGACGGCCCTAAGACGCCTGGTCTGGTCCTGGTCAAGGTTCATGCCGACAGCGCCGAGTACTGGTCGGGCCCGAGCAGCAAGGTCGTACGACTCCTGGGCGCGGCCCGGGCAGCGGTAACTCGCGATCCGGACAAGTTCCCGGGTGAGAACGAGACCGTGGACCTGTCGGGTGACGCGCGATGA